One Gemmatimonadota bacterium DNA window includes the following coding sequences:
- a CDS encoding glycosyltransferase family 4 protein, with the protein MHVLLLNQYFPPDTAATARMARLVADALAQRHRVTVLAGRPSYDPAEEHPFYVRRRQESGNLVIERLGSTAFPRYRLWRRISNYLSYLALAVPRALMIRADLVLAMTDPPMAGIAGAVVATLRRRPFVYNIRDLYPDMALASGVVRDAWWVRVWDVVHRWALRRADRVIVLGEDMRERVVQKGVPAERVQVVRDGVIEPPPAIRRDHPVVQEIRSGFRFVVLHAGNLGFYGAWETLLRAVELLEGDHVGVVFIGDGAERERLELLANGSKRVRFLPYRPPQEVPYVLGAADLHIVTVRRGFEGVVVPSKLYPILAAGRPVLAVAPAGSDPARIVSESGCGLVADPDEPASVAAAIGQLAADPGRLDEMGQRAFRIAPHYDGAAQLAEFVRALEEVQSL; encoded by the coding sequence ATGCACGTACTGCTGCTCAACCAGTATTTCCCGCCGGACACGGCCGCGACGGCCAGGATGGCGCGGCTGGTCGCTGATGCACTGGCTCAGCGACACCGTGTTACTGTCCTGGCTGGCCGTCCGTCCTACGACCCCGCAGAAGAGCACCCCTTTTATGTAAGGCGGCGGCAGGAATCAGGTAACCTGGTGATCGAGCGGCTGGGCTCCACGGCTTTCCCCCGCTACCGCCTCTGGCGCCGGATTTCGAATTACCTTTCCTACCTCGCCCTGGCCGTGCCGCGCGCTCTGATGATCCGGGCCGATCTGGTTCTGGCGATGACGGATCCGCCAATGGCCGGGATTGCCGGCGCCGTGGTGGCCACGCTGCGGCGGCGCCCATTTGTCTACAACATTCGGGACCTCTACCCGGATATGGCCCTGGCCAGCGGAGTGGTGCGCGACGCGTGGTGGGTACGCGTCTGGGACGTGGTACACCGCTGGGCGCTGCGGCGCGCGGATCGCGTCATTGTACTGGGCGAGGACATGCGCGAGCGCGTGGTGCAGAAGGGGGTGCCCGCCGAGCGCGTCCAGGTCGTGCGCGATGGCGTCATCGAGCCGCCGCCTGCGATCCGGCGGGACCACCCCGTAGTGCAGGAGATCCGGAGCGGCTTCCGCTTCGTCGTCCTGCACGCCGGTAACCTGGGGTTTTACGGCGCCTGGGAGACCTTGCTGCGTGCTGTCGAGCTGCTGGAGGGCGATCACGTGGGGGTGGTGTTCATTGGGGATGGCGCGGAGCGTGAGCGCCTCGAGCTGCTCGCCAACGGCTCCAAGCGGGTCCGCTTCCTACCCTACCGGCCGCCCCAGGAGGTACCGTACGTACTGGGCGCCGCGGACCTCCATATCGTGACCGTGCGGCGTGGTTTTGAGGGGGTGGTCGTGCCCAGCAAGCTGTACCCGATCCTTGCCGCCGGGCGCCCGGTGCTGGCGGTAGCGCCCGCGGGTAGTGACCCCGCTCGCATTGTAAGCGAGAGCGGCTGCGGCCTGGTTGCAGATCCGGACGAGCCCGCTTCGGTAGCTGCCGCCATCGGTCAGCTCGCGGCCGACCCCGGGCGACTGGATGAGATGGGGCAGCGCGCGTTCCGCATTGCACCCCATTACGATGGTGCCGCGCAATTGGCCGAGTTCGTACGTGCGCTGGAGGAGGTTCAGAGCCTGTGA
- a CDS encoding methyltransferase domain-containing protein, which yields MEAPAFLQRFFNFARSRASGWLGSRSPQRAADSTLRVVVGAGGVFQPGWIATDIDTLDVRSESDWRRHFALRPIDAVLAEHVWEHLAPEEALEAARNCYRYLRPGGYVRAAVPDGLHPDAGYRDWVRPGGSGPGADDHQVLYTYRGLSDLFQAAGFRVELLEYFDENGHFHYRDWDPQDGMIRRSSRFDERNRDGRLNYTSIILDARKPHPVRPRVADARAADRSDRR from the coding sequence ATGGAAGCACCTGCTTTCTTACAGCGCTTTTTCAACTTCGCCCGATCCCGGGCCTCTGGCTGGCTCGGCAGCCGCTCCCCGCAGCGTGCCGCAGATTCTACGCTGCGCGTGGTGGTGGGCGCGGGTGGCGTCTTCCAGCCGGGCTGGATAGCCACCGATATCGATACCCTGGACGTGCGCAGCGAGTCCGACTGGCGGAGGCATTTCGCGCTCCGCCCGATAGATGCCGTCCTGGCGGAGCACGTCTGGGAGCATCTGGCGCCCGAGGAGGCGCTCGAGGCGGCGCGCAACTGTTACCGCTATCTGCGGCCAGGAGGGTATGTGCGAGCGGCCGTGCCGGACGGGCTGCATCCAGACGCTGGGTATCGGGATTGGGTGCGACCCGGTGGTAGCGGGCCGGGTGCCGACGACCACCAGGTCCTCTACACCTATCGCGGGCTGAGTGACCTCTTCCAGGCGGCGGGGTTCCGGGTCGAGCTATTGGAATATTTCGACGAGAACGGTCACTTCCACTATCGCGATTGGGATCCACAAGACGGGATGATTCGCCGCTCCAGCCGCTTTGACGAGCGCAACCGGGACGGCCGCTTGAACTACACCTCTATCATCCTCGATGCACGGAAGCCCCATCCGGTGCGGCCCAGG